Within Etheostoma cragini isolate CJK2018 chromosome 24, CSU_Ecrag_1.0, whole genome shotgun sequence, the genomic segment CAAAGCAGAAGAGATTTCTTGTCATTAAACTGGCCAAATAACACATGTGAAAGTAAGAGAATAAAAgaacaaactgaaacaaaccTAAGATGTAGGACTGCCATGTATCTGAATTATTTCCCTGATCATTGTAACCAACTTCTAACCTTTGAAGTCTGTGTTGTTAATAAGCACactgatttctttgttttaaagatgttCATGGCATTTTTCTGACAGGACAGCTttagacatgaaatgggagagagaaggggaatgacatgcagcaaagggctgcaggttgggcTCCATCCTGAGGCCCATTGCTGCAAGTCGCTGAGTCGAGGACCGAGCCCGCGTGTATGGcacacgctctaccaggtgagctaccaagGCGCCCgttatgcacatttttaacacctATCAACTGTCTACTTTATAACAGCTGTGCAATTTTCTGATCCAAGTTCTTTTTCCTGGGGAAAGGAAAAACCTCTGTTAGTACTTAGAAACATCTTTGAAATGGTAACATGAGATTGCAGCTatggaaatgtgtgttgtgCAACATCCCTTGTTAATTTAGTAACTAGACATACTTGCCAGAGTTCCCTTGCAGAAAGCTGAAGTCTCTCCTTTAACTCGTCTCCAACAGTCACATCACACAGCAGGGACCATCTACCGCCTGTAAAGGTTACTGGGATTGAGAGAACGATGCCATCTGGGAGATTGTGGTACCCTGCGATTTAAGATAACAAATTACACACCTAAACTAGCTAGATCGGCCAGCCTAACCCTAAAGTCATGCTGTGGGTTCACCTGGGCAAAGTACACCAATAGAAAAGACCTCATCTGGACTACAAATGCCATTCCAAGCCTTTAGGACAGCAAGCACCCCGTTGGCCCCCGTCATGGCAGCTGCTCGGCGGGTCTTTGAAGTCACAGCTGCACGCCGACAACGTACCAAGTTTTGAAAGTCTGTTTCCAACCATTTCCTGTTAGAGAGAAGGAGAATAGTGGCTTTTTATTTGGTACATCCCAGTGCAGGGACTTTGGGATCAGAGCATTCAGAGTACAGTACTGTGCAATGAACATTGGCACAGACTGAAGACACAGCAGAGTACAGTTTGGTACGCAGTTGTGTAATTTGATATTACCcttattgtgttgtttgtttagcCAGCAAAGGGCCAGGTGGGTGGAGTTAACAAATACGGCACTAAAGTATATAACATCAGATAAGCCATTAATCTAGTGTTTAAAGCACACTAAGATTTACCCATTGACATCCTATTTTTATTGGAACAAACCTTTCTTGGAGAATGCTTTTGGCTGGTTGGGAGAAGAAAGCTGGTCCTTTGATTGCCCCGGCATAGTTGAAAACCTTTGCCCTCTGCAGGTCAACGTAGAAACTGCCACTGATATTTCCCCAGACAATGACATTTGCAATATCTAGAGCAGAAGAAGAGGTAGAGGTCATTCATCTTGGATGAATAGTGGCCATGCTGAAATGCAATGGGAATATACAGAAGGTACGAAGGAAAGTGAATTTACTACCTGAGGTCCTCACTTTCAGCTTCTTTGCAATGATAGCCTTGGCTTCATTCTCCAGTTGAGTTGCCACGGTGACAAACTGGTGGCTGTCAATGGAGTGTGCATTGTCCAAAAGAAGGGAGCATCTCAGGTTCAGAAATGAGTCACCAGACACGATCACCTTCACGTCCTTGTTGGCCATCGTGTCGATCAGTAGTCCGTACTCTCTGTACCTGCCAGAGATTCCCTTAACCATTTCCTTCTTCATTTCCTCCTCATTCTCTCCGTCACTGTCTTCCGACCACCCCTCATCCAGCAGTAGAATGACATCCGCCTCTCGGAAGGCCTGTTCCAGATCTGTGTGAATGGTCACCTGTGGGAAAAATATATTGTtagatggttttatttttcttctgaaatCCTTAAAAGCACAATCCTAAAAAGTAGCATACTTGATGGAGCAGACCGAGTGCCAGGTCCTCCGTCTCCATCCTCAGCCACTGCAATTCCTCCATGTTCCCTTCCAGGTCCAGTAGATGGAGGCTTATTGCGGACACATGGGGGAACACCTCAGCAGAGAGCAGATAAGGGATCAGGAAGTGGCAGGTTGAGCAGAGAGCACTGGAAATGTACGTACACCATACTTGAAACAgttccacacaaaaaacaaacatggaaaatgtacatttttctttggtttGGATTCTTTCATAACCCACCTGCTGATCCAGATGTGAAGGGGTTTGACCAGACTGACACGATGTTGCTCCTCTGCAATAACATTCATCTTGGTCTCCAGATTCTCTGCAGCAACACTTAGCATTTTATCCGTAGACATGTCTGATGTGATGTTGTAGTAGTCCTACACAACCATTGATTACAGAATGTTCCAGGTATGGAAGTCGAGAAGTGATTTTAATGAtgaaaatataatacatttttcaaatattactAATTCAGTGTCTTTTTGATTATGCATGTTCTGCCGGGTACTGTGGATTATCAGTTCAACATGAAAGCAGATTGCAAGTGATGCAAAATCATGTTAATtatataatgtaatgtttttctctACAGGTAGGCTTTAACATTGTAGAATAATCTGCTGCTTTCCCTCAAAATTATAAATACCAGAGGGGCTTTTAGGCATCAAGTTAAGGCATTTTTCTTGCCTAGAGTACCCAATCTTTTTAACTGGAATAGACTGAGTATTTCATGTGATCTGTGATTTCCTGATTTTAGAATGCTCTTGAACCTTGGATGAtttatgttaaatgttattgtctttgtcctgcaatttgtctttgtcatgtgtaaaatgtttcaaCACCAAGGACCATGTTGGAAATAAGTATAACATGTTTTCCTTTGAATTATGTTGACATGTAAAATCCAAAATATATCAAATCAAATACCTGACAATGCTCTAGGAAGTCACTGAAGCCCCCTAACAAAATCCCTTTCCCCCCATGGTCCACCAGTTCCCTCCAGACCAAAGGGGACTGCTCGTGTTTCCAGCCATTTCTTCTGCAGGTGGCCTCCAGCCATTCCTGTCAGAGACCAGTGAGAGGTCAAATTGAAGTGACAAATAAGTAACACGGAAAATGTATCAATGGTTTTTAAAATAAGGAGACTTTAAATAAGAATACCTTCCATTCATGTGGGAGGATTGAGATCTTTTGGATCCTGAAGTTTGGCAGACATCGCTGCAAACGGTCTGCTAATAGTTCCACTTTAGCATAATGTGGACAGTCTGCTTTACCTGTAGAggttaaaatagtaaaaatcaGCGTTGCGATATTTTGTGTACATAATATGAGATAAAGAGTCAAATCAAACTTTACCAGCAAGCACGAATTTTGCCATACTGTCCTGTACACGGGAGTCAAGCACTTTTCCCCTAGGATGGCGACGACATCTCCCGCCCTACTCTCACTTACTCTTCCTCCGATTGGCTTACCCTGCCATTCTTGCCTTATCCCTAACCAATAGCATTCATCTTGCGTGAACCTAACCAATCCAACCAGACCAAGCAACGATtgaccagccaatcagaaggaAAAGCAGGGCGGGTCATGCCTTCGCCTTCctggaaaaacaatatttgggTTGCCTTGGTTGCTAGGCAACAATAGATGTTGCGCGTATTTGAGTCCGTGTAGGAAACGGAAAAAATATCAGGACGTGTGGTGACTGTGAGAGCTATGGTTTAAAATACATCACACGTTGGTTTTattaactgtaaataaatattaaagtggAGACATTTTTGTTCACAATAAGAAttgttgttatatatatatatatagtatagtaggcTACGTAGTGTACCAATTTGTTGACAGGGGGAATAAATATCGCAGCGCACACAGCACGAAGCAACGCATGCAAGCTATGGACTATCTTTGTAGCTAGCTGGTGTAGTGTagctctgtgtctctctgctgaAAAACgttaaatgtcaaatattacaTGGCCAAATGCCATGTGCTAAGTTGGGACAGTTATTTGTATGTTTCCACGGTTAGAGTAATAGAGGATGTCACTTAGCTATcctttgctagctagctaatgtagCTAAGATAGcaagtgttttctgttgaccTTGTATGCAGCTTAGTCATAGTACTTTGTAATACATAATTTGTTCTAACTACTTCCATAACTTAACTCTCTGTTGTAAAGTGGAAACCCTCGGATAGTTATTAACTTCACGTCTTAATGTTTTGGCTCTTTTGAGCGTCCCCCTATTAGAGAGCAATGTCTGTCTGGGTAACAGAGGAAGTCATGAGATGGGGTCTGCGCTTTTTCTGCCGCAGGTCTCTATGGCAACAGCGCAGCTTCCTGGAGACAACATCCATTAAAGACAAATCTTTCCCTAGTCAGCAGTTAGCACACATTTGGGGAACAAGGCAAAGCCAGGCATATCTGGATAGGAGTATTGTTAGTTCAGTGAGGTTTTACTCACAGGTTAGGATTGACAATGCAGACTTGGAAGAGAAGGAGCAGCATCTCTCTTCACTTGCAGACTCTTCGCTGCTCGCTGAAATCCAATCGGATGCGACGACCtcaagacagaaacaaagaagcTCACCCTTTATGGAACACCTGCAGCGTTGCGGCTCCCCATCAGACGTGTTGGACCTCACCTGTCAATACTCACCCACAGTTCGACAGGTCGGCAACTGCCTGACCCACATCTGGTCCATCACTAAGAAGATGTCGGATGAGCAGCGGCGCTATGAGCTGCAGCTGATGTTTGAGCATCCTGCATTTGACAGCCTCCTGCAAAAGGCCATGAAGAGGGTGGGGTACATGCGCAATGACGACATAGCTTACTCTCTCCTGAGTATGGTCAAACTTGGTGTCCCCCAAGGTAGCCGTGTGGTCCAAACTTTCCTCCGAACATGCCAGGTAGGCGGTGAAAGACAAGCAATCATGTTcttattttggaaattgttttGTCGTTTATccaaatctattttattttccacTAACAGGAGAATCTCAATGACTTTGATGAGAAGGGCCTGTCCATCTTGGCCTCCTGTCTGGAACATATGGAGGACAGTACCAACGTGGTTGCACTTAAGGAGGGCATGAGGTCAGGATAGTCAAAGAAATGCATGTGTTTCAAGATATAAGCATCAGAATTTAATAATTggtgctgaaaagaaaaatctttaataatatttatagATTTCCACCACTTTTTTCCCAGATCAATTTATATTGATGTTTATTTTGGCTATGTCCTACTGTAGATTGGTGGTCGAGGCCCGTCTTCCCAGGATCAAGAATGTAATGGCTCTCCAGACCATGATGCGTCTGTTGGGAAAAGATGCCCCGCTTGACCTTAAACGGAAACTCGAGGTTGGTTTATGAGTCTCCATATTTGGTATTCATATCCCTCTATATGTGATTCTGAAATGATCCAGGTCTATGGTTTCCGGCTGTTGTGGAGGCAGGTCTTTGACTAGTCAACACACTCTCTGAAATCAGCTTTCTCCTGTTAACACTGGAGTATTTTTGAACCACAGGGTAAAGTGTCCTGTATTTTTATTCGACACTCATTCTGTACACTGCTTCCAACAGGCAAAGGCCTTATCAATGACAGACCAGTTCAGCCTTCCCAACACCCAGTACATGATCTCCACTATGGCCACAATGGGCTTCTATTCCAGACCACTCCTGGATGTCTGCAGTAAGAAgattaaaggtaaaaaacaacacaatttccaagataaaattattaaacactattatataatttaattgACATTTATAGTGTTCATATATTGCAGAGTTGTCATAGGATCAATATAGGAGCCAAGACTATTAAATTATGCCTATGAAAAGCCCTAAAGTTTTGCTGTCCCTCTTTGGTTTCATTTCCACATCTCCCTGGTAGAAAACCTACAAGGAATCCCCTTCAACAGATTGTTTACAGTCCTGCAGTCCTGCCGGAAGCTGCACTACAGAGACGTTGAGCTCCTCACTGGCATTTCAGACTACGTCGCCTCTACGACAGACATCTGGAACAAGAAACAGGTGTTGCAAAAATAAAGCAGTTTACTAAAATTCGAAGcattcaacaacacacacaccgtatatagtttttttaaataagagtTTCCTCCTCTGCGTTCAGGTGGTCCTCTTCCTGTCTATGTTTGAGGACCTTGGCTTCTGTCCCGCTGCCCTGATGGGGGCCTTTGCTGATAAGGTGATTGCCAATCCAGATGCTCTGACACTTAAGGACCTCCTCTGTGTCCTCAAGGTGTACTCCTCTCTTAACTATGACCTGCAGCACCAAAGACAACAGTAGGTCTCTCGCATGTCTTCATCTTTCAAATTGTACTCATACACAGACCCATCATATAATATTCATAAACAGTAAATGTTGCATAAGTGTCTTTGTTGGGTTTCATCGTGCTGTTCCAGGTTCCTGGATAGGCTGAGTCAGGCTCTTGACTCGTATCTGCCCAAAATGTCTGGCTTTGAGTTGTTGAAGACTGTTTACCATCTGTGTTTAATGGGTCACTTCCCCTCTGCACCACTGGAGCAACTCCTGCAGAGCAATACACTGGAGAAGTTTAAAACAACAGGTAAAATGATGgactcactcacacatgcatttgtgggCTCAAACTCGTCTTTTTTGTCTGCCACTTctagggctgggtactgaacttcaatactttttaggcactgacCAAATTGCCTCCATAGTACTGAGTATCAAAAGATTTGATTTACATAGCAAACTTCAGACCCTAAgaagtaaatctcatcagtgttGCCAGTGAGCCAATaaacatgcagcatgcttctaccaagatttaataatgtttgtgattggctgtctaatcTGCACGTTGTAGAGACAAGCAGAGaaaactctacgttacacagagACAGGCTCAAGTGTAAgtgttacatttcaaaaagaattGACTACAGCGTCACATTgaagctgaaataaaaatggtttGTCCTATAAAGTTATAATTTCTGTTGTAAAATTTGAATTTTATAACACTGGTATCGTTCAGGAACATTGACCTAAGTCTCAGTATCGGTATTGTTGCCAGTATGGAAATCTTTTGAATGATACCAAGCCCCAGCCACTTCTTCCCCTCGCACATGCTTTTGAATTTGATCCTTCTGAACTTTCTCTAATTTTTTCCTCAGcacccaggtttctccctagcCAGGAGAGAATGTTTCAGACAGTGAACTTGTGCCTCCGTCTCGAGGGTCCTCCGCTCTCTCAGCCCCTGACGGTCCCCCCATCTTTCCTGGGAGACCCCGGCCCTAGCAGTCTATCAGTGAACCCGTACCTCTCGCTGGGCCTGCAGACTATGTTGGGGGACCAAGCAGACACAATGCTGGAGGAAAGGGTGATGGTGGAGAACTTCTACCTCATAGGTAAAGACAGAATATTGGAGGAAAGAAGTGAAGTCAATAGAGGGATACATTGAGTGTTTGTCACAGTCTCTGCCTGgatttatgtcttttttactaTCTCCCCACGGAAAGGCCTTCATAACTAATAGTGTTCACTCAACACATGATAAATGTAGTTCACTGTGTCTGCATGTTGCTCTTTAACTTGAAACTATGATGTGACGAAgcgcctgtgtttgtgtgtgttgactcTCAGACTGTGTGATAACCAAACCTCTGCCAGACCAAACCTCCGTGACTGAAGCCAGCCAAGAGTGTTCTCCAGCAGAGAGCAGTCAAAGGTAGGATGTCGGTTTGCAGTCGACAACGTCAACTGACTCGATCTTGAAGAAATCTGCTGtggtatttagtttttttatgtaatgtgcttttgtcccatttttggtttagttttgaTGATGTGAAAGCAGGGGGAGAGGATGTTTGGGCGTGCTGTTCTGATCATGTCGGGCATTGACGCATGCCATGATTATGTGTTACATGTCAAACATGGGATTCCACAAGTCTTTATGCAACAACCACAGACAGTTATAGAAAGAGCTCCAAAGGGCATAAAATAGTGTTCTAAAAGCAGGACTGTGTGTTGAATATAACACCACTATGATTACAGATGCTTTAATTTGCCAATTGAAacatttaatgattttaaatagGATATTAACACATAGCTTTCAGTCACTTGCTTTTACTGAGCCGCACGGTTGCAAACAACTTAAGACACGGTTGAAAATGATgcgttaaaaaagaaaaaaactaatccaAGTACTCTAAAcaataaattactttaatatAAGTTGTGAAGTGTGCATCTAGTgacattgcatttgtttttacttttaatttgtgtgcacatctatcatttttatttactctTGTCCTCTTCTTGGTGCCCTTTTTTTGTTCAGCCCGACACAGGGAGTTTACTAAGTACTCATTGAAGGTCATACAACATATACATAGTCATCTCTCTTACTCTATTTTTCTCACTATTTTACACACCTTTTTTGTCTAGATTTAGTCTATTTTTCCGATTTAAATCATTCATTAAGTCATTCGGTGCGGCTGTAACTAAATAAATTTCTATTAAGCGTGCTGATGaatttttgattgattgattgaaaattgaaaattgtataaatacattttgcacgCTTTTACTGAACTTTTCTCATAATGCATAGAAACAtagaatttaaacaaatgtttaaagatGGATAAAAGCAGACGAGcaacagaaatgaaagaaactaTAATGACCCTATTTAGTAAAACTCTGTAGTCTAAAGAAGTAACTGTGTCAAAAGAAGTGTAAAGTGCTCCACGTTGTCATTGTCTCAGTTTCAAGAAAGCCACAATCTGCAGgtttcacatttttctcttaTAACCAAACCGCCACCCTGTCATGCCTGTACCTACGTATGTAAAAATCTTGACCTTTTTTAGGCTGAGAAAGTCTTGTCTTGATGTCCTAGAATTGCAGTGATGTGTGCACCACGCTCTGGGTTTTGCTATGGCACGTCCAATCCCCGTGGTCATCTGGCTGTCAAGATACGCCACCTGAAGATCCTGGGATATAAGCCTGTCTTGGTGAGACTCAGAGAGGATCACAGTTTGAGTTTGGCTCCTCATTTTCTAAGGATTGAGTAGATACGACACTGCACCAAGTGTTAGAATATTATTTCTACATTCATTTCTACATTTGGCCACTTACATAAAACCCTCCTTCAGCCACATGTTCCTTTCAGATATGAGTGtttaaaaatagtttgaaaTATTGTGTTCCTCCTTGACAATAGCTCACTGACATTTagtaaaaatgctttttttcaactatAAATGACACTACCAGTAATTAAAGAAGAAACCGCGTTGAGCATTTCGGTGAGAGCAAGATTAACATGATCCTAATCCTGTTCTCCAGATACCGGAGCACGAGCTGCAGTCTGCGACCGAGGAAGAGAAGACTGATTTCCTAAGGGGACATATTTTTCCAGATCACAAAAGAGCAGACACACAACCTAAAGTGGAACATCCAGGACCTTGAGGACAGATGTCAATGTCCATACCTGGTTTAGTAGTCTCAACCTGTGCAATTGTCAGAAACGCACCGATTTTGTTGTGCTATTTAAAGCTTTGTAAACTATTAAGAAGAAATACATATATTagagtttttaaataaatgaggaTATGTTGAGATAAACACAAAGTGAACCAGAACTTTTCTTCCCCAGTTTGTAAAAGCAGTGTCATTCTTCTTTAGAGAAGTGAGTGTGCGGGATGGAAACCATCTTGTAgggtttgtttttaatcatttgtcCCAAAATGgttcaaaacagaaacaacgTTAATCTTGCTGATGTGTGTGGTAGTTGATGAGTAAGCTGCTGAATGAAACCAataaaagcagtgtgtgtgctCTTGCAATAGCTGCACAGGAACTGCAAGGTGAACAAGGTAAATGTAGAAGCTGCCACATCTGCAGAAAGCACGACAAAGGAAAGAAACCGTAGAGTAAGACAGGAAACGGTGCAGATTGTTATTGTTTGAAGTGTTCGCTTCTCCCTCTGGTATATCTGGTTCTCATCGTCTCCAGCGATGTTAACTCTCTGAAAACACAGTTCGATCTTTCTGTCTTCTTAGAAATAAGAGCGTGGAAAAAGATGTGTGATGTGAATCAGTTGCATTCAATTTTGTTCTGTGACTCCATAACACTGATAACGGCcttttacattttggaattGTGGTCAATCATGATTCACATGTACCACCACACAGTTTTACAACCTGAGTGAACTCTTTTGAAATGTGGTTAAATCCCCTCGTTCAGACACCACCTTCTGTTTCGACCGCAAAGAGGGGTTTCCAGCtacagatctgtgtgtgtgtgtatgtgacaaataGGGAAGTGAAACAGAAAGTGGgtaccctttttattttttttgattgtaTGAAACAGCCACAACTGTTAAAGGAACTGtgtagacaaaaaaacaactagtaCTGAAAACACAATGGACTGAACGAAACCTCTCACTCACTCTGCACAGGGC encodes:
- the mdh1b gene encoding putative malate dehydrogenase 1B; its protein translation is MAKFVLAGKADCPHYAKVELLADRLQRCLPNFRIQKISILPHEWKEWLEATCRRNGWKHEQSPLVWRELVDHGGKGILLGGFSDFLEHCQDYYNITSDMSTDKMLSVAAENLETKMNVIAEEQHRVSLVKPLHIWISSALCSTCHFLIPYLLSAEVFPHVSAISLHLLDLEGNMEELQWLRMETEDLALGLLHQVTIHTDLEQAFREADVILLLDEGWSEDSDGENEEEMKKEMVKGISGRYREYGLLIDTMANKDVKVIVSGDSFLNLRCSLLLDNAHSIDSHQFVTVATQLENEAKAIIAKKLKVRTSDIANVIVWGNISGSFYVDLQRAKVFNYAGAIKGPAFFSQPAKSILQERKWLETDFQNLVRCRRAAVTSKTRRAAAMTGANGVLAVLKAWNGICSPDEVFSIGVLCPGYHNLPDGIVLSIPVTFTGGRWSLLCDVTVGDELKERLQLSARELWQEKELGSENCTAVIK
- the fastkd2 gene encoding FAST kinase domain-containing protein 2, mitochondrial; translation: MSVWVTEEVMRWGLRFFCRRSLWQQRSFLETTSIKDKSFPSQQLAHIWGTRQSQAYLDRSIVSSVRFYSQVRIDNADLEEKEQHLSSLADSSLLAEIQSDATTSRQKQRSSPFMEHLQRCGSPSDVLDLTCQYSPTVRQVGNCLTHIWSITKKMSDEQRRYELQLMFEHPAFDSLLQKAMKRVGYMRNDDIAYSLLSMVKLGVPQGSRVVQTFLRTCQENLNDFDEKGLSILASCLEHMEDSTNVVALKEGMRLVVEARLPRIKNVMALQTMMRLLGKDAPLDLKRKLEAKALSMTDQFSLPNTQYMISTMATMGFYSRPLLDVCSKKIKENLQGIPFNRLFTVLQSCRKLHYRDVELLTGISDYVASTTDIWNKKQVVLFLSMFEDLGFCPAALMGAFADKVIANPDALTLKDLLCVLKVYSSLNYDLQHQRQQFLDRLSQALDSYLPKMSGFELLKTVYHLCLMGHFPSAPLEQLLQSNTLEKFKTTAPRFLPSQERMFQTVNLCLRLEGPPLSQPLTVPPSFLGDPGPSSLSVNPYLSLGLQTMLGDQADTMLEERVMVENFYLIDCVITKPLPDQTSVTEASQECSPAESSQRIAVMCAPRSGFCYGTSNPRGHLAVKIRHLKILGYKPVLIPEHELQSATEEEKTDFLRGHIFPDHKRADTQPKVEHPGP